The Helianthus annuus cultivar XRQ/B chromosome 15, HanXRQr2.0-SUNRISE, whole genome shotgun sequence genomic sequence aaaacatgaaaaatgtaaaacacaaccaaacaaacattgggatcaaataacattgttttattgataattgaactattcataatgatttcgagcacaaatgttacacaacCGGTGCCCGATGAACCTGTTGCGGGGTCTGATAAGCATCTACTCCCCGCGGTTGTCTCTATTGCTGATACATTGGCTGATTACGGTTAAATGCCGGATTTTGAAAACCACTTGGATATCCCATATAACCCTCGTTTATCCCCCACTCTTCATCTCCATATCCGTCATCCCATGTCTCTGTTCTCGCCCTGTTTTCCACTTGCTCAAACATAGCACCCGACCGGTTCGGGTATGGCACTAAATTTGGTTGATTCACGGGCCGCAACGGATTGGGCTGTGATGGTAGTTGGCTTTCTAGAGAGTAAAGTGGTCCACCAATAACGTGAAATTCTCCAGTTGGAGCAGAGGTTGGTTGGGTGGTCGTCCTTGATGATGGTGCAATGGGTGGGGTTTGTTGTTGTGGTTCAAATGTAAATGGAGGTGGTGGCATTGGTGGCATCTCAGTAATCGGTGGTTGTTGTGGTGTTTGCTGCTGTGGGGTGGATTGATTTTCTAGTGGATTCATTGTGGTTTGAATTGCTTTTCCTTTCAAGGCTGAACGAAGACTCAAATTTTGGCGTGCGATCTTTTCAATTTCAGGATCAAACAAGAGCGGTGAAGATCTTCCTGAAAACCTAGTATGCATGCAAAAAGGTCACCTGCACACAAGTAGA encodes the following:
- the LOC110914159 gene encoding proline-rich extensin-like protein EPR1, which produces MNPLENQSTPQQQTPQQPPITEMPPMPPPPFTFEPQQQTPPIAPSSRTTTQPTSAPTGEFHVIGGPLYSLESQLPSQPNPLRPVNQPNLVPYPNRSGAMFEQVENRARTETWDDGYGDEEWGINEGYMGYPSGFQNPAFNRNQPMYQQ